The Deltaproteobacteria bacterium genome segment CATGTCCCCCTCATAGGTCGAGAGCTTCAACAGCATGGGAAGGTTCACTCCGGTGACCACCTCAATGCGATTGTCCTGGAGAAAGGAGAAACTGATCGTCGAGGGTGTGCCGCCGAACATATCCGTTAAGATCAGGACGCCCGAGCCCTTGTCGACTTTCCGGATTCCTTCGCCTATCCGGTCTCGGATCTCGTCGGGGTCCGCTCTGGGATCTATACAGATCCCCTCAACCCCCTTGAGAGGCCCCACTATCAGTTCAGCCGCAGAGATCAGTTCTTCTGCCAACCGGCAATGGGTTACCACAACGACACCAACCATGATACGGTCTCTCCGATATCGGTTCTTCCTCGGGCCTCCCGGGCCGTCCGCATCCCGAAACGCGGACACCTACTCTCCCGCCGGCTAATACCTCCCTGCCTGTCTAGCCTTTTTCCAGATCCCGGTGTCGTATCACCAGCAGGGGACCCTCCCTCGCCAGAGCCTTGCCGAGGATAGCTCCCAGTTCGTTCACCACTACGACCGAGCGATGCCTGCCCCCGGTACAACCAATGGCAATGGTAAGGTAGGCCTTCCCTTCCTTTTCAAAAAGGGGAACGAGATATTCGATGAGATCACGAACCCTTGTGATAAACTCCCTTGTCTCGGGCCACCCCAAAACGTACCTGCGAACCTCCCCTTCCTCACCTGTCAGGTCTTTCAGGTGGTCTACAAAGAACGGATTTGCCAGGAACCTCACATCTAGAATGATATCAGCGTCATAGGGTATTCCGAAGCTGTAACCGAACGACATTAGAGTAATGGCCATCTTCCCCAGAGGATGTCCCATGAGAAAAAACCGCGTAATCGTCTCCTTGAGCTGGTGGACGTTTAGACCCGAGGTGTCGATCACCTTGTCCGACATGTTCCTGAGAACCATGAGCCGCTCCCGTTCCATCCGAATACCTTCCCGAACGGAGACACCCACGGCAAGGGGGTGGTGACGCCGGGTCTCTCTGTATCTTCTCACCAGGATTTCATCACTCGCCTCCAGGAAAACGACTTCCACCCCCAGCTTCTTGCGTTTCAGTTCTCCGATGACCTCCCCGGCACCTGCCATGAACTCCTCGCCACGGATATCGATCACCAGGCCCACTTTGGAGATTCCCCGTACCGATTGCCGGCAGAGTTCCAGAAACTTCGGGAAAAGCACGATGGGGAGATTGTCTACACAGTAAAACCCCATGTCCTCCAGTGCCTTGATGGCGGTGGTTTTTCCCGAGCCTGAAAGACCCGTGATGAGGACGACTCTGAGATCTCTCACTGCGCTTCGTTCCTGGTGGTTTTTCTCTTTCGCCGGCCGGCCATCTTTGCCAGGAGCTGTTTCTCGAACTCCCTGGCCGGATGATACCCCATTGCCTTCAGTATGTGGTTTCTTGCGGCAACCTCGACGATGGAAGCCACATTCCGTCCCGGAGTCACCGGTATCCTGACCAGAGGGAGATCGATCTCGAGAAGGCGGTACGATTCATCCTCAAACCCCAAGCGGTCGTAATCCCGAGAACTCTCCCATTCGATCAGTTCGACCACCACTTCGACCTTCTTCCGTTCCCTGATCGCCTCTACTCCGAAGAGCTTTGCAATACTGATAATCCCGAGCCCCCTGATCTCCATGTGATACTCGGCCGGATCGGTGCCGCACCCAAAAATCGCTCCAGGCGACGTCTTGTAGAGAAGGACCAGGTCGTCGGCAACGAAACGATGCCCTTTCAGAACCAGGTCCAGGGCACATTCGCTTTTCCCGATGCCGCTCCTCCCCACGATGAGCACCCCCACGCCGAAAACGTCTACCAAGACGCCGTGGATGGTGGTCCTAGCAGCCAGCTTGTCCTCTAGAAACCTGGTGATCCTTTCGATCAACTCCAGAGTGCCGAGTTCTGTCTGAAAAAGAGGAATCCTCTTCTTCTCGCTCTCCTGGATGAGGAGAGGAGGAATCTCCAGG includes the following:
- the rapZ gene encoding RNase adapter RapZ; the protein is MRDLRVVLITGLSGSGKTTAIKALEDMGFYCVDNLPIVLFPKFLELCRQSVRGISKVGLVIDIRGEEFMAGAGEVIGELKRKKLGVEVVFLEASDEILVRRYRETRRHHPLAVGVSVREGIRMERERLMVLRNMSDKVIDTSGLNVHQLKETITRFFLMGHPLGKMAITLMSFGYSFGIPYDADIILDVRFLANPFFVDHLKDLTGEEGEVRRYVLGWPETREFITRVRDLIEYLVPLFEKEGKAYLTIAIGCTGGRHRSVVVVNELGAILGKALAREGPLLVIRHRDLEKG
- the hprK gene encoding HPr(Ser) kinase/phosphatase — protein: MPGVSGEDLYQDREYDLRLRLVGGAKGLRKKIRLSQVQKLGLAVAGYTRFVQPFRVQVIGNTELSYLATLPPERRDEIIRKICGLRVACFIVTKNLEIPPLLIQESEKKRIPLFQTELGTLELIERITRFLEDKLAARTTIHGVLVDVFGVGVLIVGRSGIGKSECALDLVLKGHRFVADDLVLLYKTSPGAIFGCGTDPAEYHMEIRGLGIISIAKLFGVEAIRERKKVEVVVELIEWESSRDYDRLGFEDESYRLLEIDLPLVRIPVTPGRNVASIVEVAARNHILKAMGYHPAREFEKQLLAKMAGRRKRKTTRNEAQ
- a CDS encoding PTS sugar transporter subunit IIA yields the protein MVGVVVVTHCRLAEELISAAELIVGPLKGVEGICIDPRADPDEIRDRIGEGIRKVDKGSGVLILTDMFGGTPSTISFSFLQDNRIEVVTGVNLPMLLKLSTYEGDMALGELAEFIRSYGQRNINIASEILKKGVKQQ